The following are encoded together in the Dehalococcoidales bacterium genome:
- a CDS encoding pyridoxal 5'-phosphate synthase lyase subunit PdxS, protein MNTGTWKDKTGFAQSLKGGVIMDVVNPEQAKIAEAAG, encoded by the coding sequence GGTACATGGAAAGATAAAACAGGCTTTGCCCAGAGCCTTAAGGGCGGAGTCATCATGGATGTGGTCAATCCCGAACAGGCCAAGATTGCGGAAGCAGCAGG